Genomic window (Neurospora crassa OR74A linkage group VI, whole genome shotgun sequence):
CGAAAACGCCGTCGAAGCCACCTGCGTCCCCCTGCAGAAGCTTTCAGTCATCATCCAGCTCGAATTCTACCGCTCCTACTGCATCGCCGTGCGCGTGCCCAAGGGGTCCGTCGAGGACTGTCTGCTCTACGACAATGCAGAGGCGTACAAGTACGTGCGCCTAACCGCCTGCGACGAAAAAGACGATTACCTCGTTGTCGGCGGGTGCGACCACAAGGTCGGGCAAGAGGAGACGACCCCCCGCTTTGACGAGCTGGAGAAGTGGACAAGGGAACGGTTCCCGCAGGCAGGGAGCACCGACTATAAGTGGTCTGGCCAGATTTTCGAGCCGGTCGATTACATGGGTTATATCGGCAAGAACCAGGGGTGCGACAAGATTTATATCGTTACGGGTGACTCGGGCGATGGGTTGACGCATGGTGTGTTGGCGGGCAGATTGTTGGCGGATGAGATTGACGGGGTCAGGAATCCGTGGGCGGAGCTGTACAGTCCCAAGCGCGTGGGGAGTATGCTAACGAGTCTGCCGAGTATGGTGAGCCATGATTTGCAGATTAACACGCAGTATAAGCGGGTGGTGCAGACGGATATTGAGGATATTGAAGATTTGCCGAGGggatgtggtggtgttttgaACAAGGTAtgtctttcctcttttttttcgcgAGAATGATGCTGACGAAGagacaaacaacaacagggCACCAAGAAGCCACTTGCTGTTTACAAGGATGAGAATGGCAACGTCAAGCAGTTTAGCGCTTTCTGCCCCCATCTCAAGGGTGTCGTGTGCTGGAACCACGTCGAGAAGAGCTTTGATTGCCCCGTGCATGGGTCGCGCTTCTCCAAGGAGGGAATTTGTGTCATGGGGCCGTCCAAGGCGGGTCTGGCGCCTGCTGATGAGGCGGGTGAGAAGGAgcaggttgctgctgctgcttagTTGTCTTTGTATGTGTCTATGATGGGTAATTGGAAAGGGGCATGATATGATAACGTCGTTTGGAGTTGATATGGGTTATCAGGGATTTCTATTGAGGTATCAACGATGGGTTGTTAGTGTAGGTATGGGTATGTTCATGAAGCTTTTGGGATGAGGATTGATGATTATAATGGTCATCCGACTGATTCAGCTACAAGCTCTCGTGTCTCAAGCTGACTGGTCCATACAAGAATTGCTTTCATTATTGTCGGTACTGCATGCATCAAACAGATAGTGAACGCTTCAGTGATATCCAAATCTACAACCAAGAAAGAAACGCTCCACCCCACATCCAAACACCATCCCTTCATGCTCTTCTCAtccacatcatcaccacttccctcccctcctacACAGAAACAACCTTTTCATTCCCCGAACTCGTCTCCCCCATTTCCTGCCCCTGCTGTCCAACACCATTACCCCTCGCCCTCAAGCCAGGATTCACCTTTTCGGAATGACTCATCCACGGAAACCACACGCCCGGCGCAAACGCCGTAAACAGCACACAGGCAATCAACACCATGAAACTCTCCAGCACCACAAAACTCGGCTCATCCTGCATGATCTCGTTCCCCCACCCGCCCGCCATCTCGGCAATCCGATAAATGCACCTGACCAAAAGCGTCGCGTACCCGCCCGCCATGGCCCAGAGAAACATTTTCGTTTTCTTATCTTGCCATGTCTGTTTTTCCATTGTCATTGTCTGTTCCTGTACGCCGCGAAAGAACTTTTTGGCTCGAACCAGAAAGATGGAGGACAGGATCCCGAATGCACCTAGCACGACGACTTGGAGGACGATACCGGCGATGATGACGCGGTTGCCGTGTTGGAGGAGCTGATAATTGTCTTTGCCGGCCGAGGCGGCGATGCCGCCGCCTATGGCTTGGATTACGAGGCAAGAGACGTCGGCGGGGACGAAAAACAGGGGATAGAAGCGCGGGCGGAAGGGACTGAGAGAGGGGGACAAGGAGGCGACGATGTGTTTGAGAGTCAAATAAAGGCCGATGCAGATGAGGGTGGGGccgaggatgatggagacGATTTGGGTCTTGAATGCGGAGCCGTTCCACGggttgagggagaggagggcgcGGGATGCGTAGCCTTTTTGTTTGGATCTGTTAGTATTGGGGGGGCACTGATAAatggggggaggagaaggaagaggggaaagggaaagggaaagggaaagggaaagaaaagacgaACCAGCACACTCCAAAATACACCCCGCTGTGATGGCGATAGAGTATCCCCACGTTCGCTTCCAGATACCGATAACAAGCGTGATAATCGCACACAGACCAAAGCCGATGGCCAAAAAGATGTTGACGCCTTGGTTGGGGTAGTAACCGAGGGTGGTGTATTCGACACGACAGATGGGCGTCACTTCGGTGCAGGTGTCGTACCCCGGATGGAATTGGGGTGTGGAGGCCGGTAGGCCGGCCGaggctgttgttgtagaCATTGTGTCGGTTGTTCGATTTCAATATCAATTGTAGTTGTGAGGTCGGTGGTGATCCGGAGGTGTAATCGGGGCCCCGGAACGGAGAGGTGGAGACGAGAAAAGCAATCGGCGCCGGCCCGGATGGGGTGGAGACCAAATGTGGTGTCGGGACTGGCGACCTCGACCTGGATATCGGGTTGTACGAAATGATATGCAAGATCAAATGCGATTCGGTTGATCCTGAATGAGTGTTTTCG
Coding sequences:
- a CDS encoding FAD dependent oxidoreductase, coding for MTQINTEPYRSMQTSGSAEPVWTHKLPWSQIPEFPSLDKDLETDIAIIGAGIAGISTAYELVKRGKQVTLIEARNVLSGETGRTSGHLTNDLDDGFLEIAKKHGEEGAKQAAASHAWARDRIGEIAEELNIECEYRRLPAYDISQFPVGEKKHEDELEELKEEAEYQRKIGLETRFDPNLTVRGWTSSIDQRGGMVADNQATFHPTKYLVGVLNWLKTQPNFQCYARTRVMDIKEKGIELLGIGHKTVEISTEGGHTIKAENAVEATCVPLQKLSVIIQLEFYRSYCIAVRVPKGSVEDCLLYDNAEAYKYVRLTACDEKDDYLVVGGCDHKVGQEETTPRFDELEKWTRERFPQAGSTDYKWSGQIFEPVDYMGYIGKNQGCDKIYIVTGDSGDGLTHGVLAGRLLADEIDGVRNPWAELYSPKRVGSMLTSLPSMVSHDLQINTQYKRVVQTDIEDIEDLPRGCGGVLNKGTKKPLAVYKDENGNVKQFSAFCPHLKGVVCWNHVEKSFDCPVHGSRFSKEGICVMGPSKAGLAPADEAGEKEQVAAAA